One Oryza brachyantha chromosome 3, ObraRS2, whole genome shotgun sequence DNA segment encodes these proteins:
- the LOC102715837 gene encoding type IV inositol polyphosphate 5-phosphatase 9, with amino-acid sequence MLENQRQAEVLWPRLVANKLFRKPSGSHAFVADFPMAVDGYDGEAPPVELFDIDGCSPDADACRRVKRPRPQQRASKTLKYRLFASTWNVGGVAPPEDLDLSDWLDTRNPAYDVYVLGFQEVVPLSARNVLGADKKRVGMRWNELVRAALNRSAAAPTSSHDQGEAKGGSGGGGASGGEIKQAPQKVHPVRDGGGGGSELARDYRCVVSKQMVGILLTVWVRGDLARFVRRASVSCVGCGVMGCLGNKGAVSVRFWLHDTSFCVVCCHLASGGRDGDEAHRNADATEILARTTFPRGHSLNLPQKILDHDRVILLGDLNYRISLPEAKTRLLVERQDWKTLLENDQLRSEVVSEGGAFHGWNEGAISFSPTYKYYPNSDTYYGCASLGKKGEKRRAPAWCDRILWRGAGLKQKRYDRCESRLSDHRPVRALFAAEVEAPRNLNSLRSFFLSERFDGGRRSSAADLLREDDTTSSARFGDTI; translated from the exons ATGCTAGAGAACCAGAGGCAAGCGGAG GTTCTTTGGCCGAGGCTAGTGGCCAACAAGCTCTTCAGGAAGCCGTCGGGCAGCCATGCCTTCGTCGCCGACTTCCCGATGGCCGTGGATGGCTacgacggcgaggcgccgccggtggagTTGTTTGATATTGATGGTTGCAgccccgacgccgacgcctgCCGCCGGGTGAagcggccgcggccgcagcAGCGAGCGAGCAAGACGCTCAAGTACAG GCTGTTCGCGAGCACGTGGAAcgtcggcggcgtggcgcCACCGGAGGACCTCGACCTGTCGGACTGGCTCGACACGAGGAACCCCGCCTACGACGTCTATGTCCTCGG CTTCCAGGAGGTGGTGCCGTTGAGCGCGCGGAACGTGCTGGGCGCGGACAAGAAACGCGTCGGCATGCGCTGGAACGAGCTCGTGCGGGCGGCGCTGAaccggtcggcggcggcgccgacgagctccCATGACCAAGGAGAGGCCaagggcggcagcggcggcggcggcgcaagcgGAGGGGAGATCAAGCAGGCGCCGCAGAAGGTTCACCCGGtgcgtgacggcggcggcggcggcagcgagctgGCCAGGGACTACCGGTGCGTGGTGAGCAAGCAGATGGTCGGCATCCTCCTCACCGTCTGGGTCCGCGGCGACCTCGCCCGCTTCGTCCGCCGCGCCAGCGTCTCCTGCGTCGGCTGCGGCGTCATGGGCTGCCTCGGCAACAAG GGCGCCGTGTCCGTCAGGTTCTGGCTCCACGACACCAGCTTCTGCGTGGTGTGCTGCCACCTCGCGTCCggcggccgcgacggcgacgaggcgcaCCGCAACGCTGACGCCACGGAGATCCTCGCCCGGACGACCTTCCCCCGGGGGCACTCGCTCAACCTGCCCCAGAAGATTCTAGACCACGA cCGGGTGATCCTGCTCGGGGACCTCAACTACAGGATCTCGTTGCCGGAGGCGAAGACGAGGCTGCTGGTGGAGAGGCAGGACTGGAAGACGCTGCTCGAGAATGACCAG TTGCGAAGTGAGGTGGTGTCGGAAGGAGGAGCGTTCCATGGCTGGAACGAGGGGGCCATCTCGTTCTCGCCGACGTACAAGTACTACCCCAACTCCGACACCTACTACGGCTGCGCGTCGCTGGGCAAGAAAGGCGAGAAGCGTCGGGCTCCGGCATG GTGCGATCGGATACTGTGGCGCGGGGCAGGGCTGAAGCAGAAGCGGTACGACCGGTGCGAGTCGCGGCTGTCGGACCACCGGCCGGTGCGCGCGCTCttcgcggcggaggtggaggcgccGAGGAACCTCAACTCGCTGCGGAGCTTCTTCCTGTCGGAGAGGTTcgacggcgggaggaggagctccgccgccgacctgCTCCGGGAGGACGACACCACCAGCAGCGCAAGATTCGGCGACACCATTTGA